In Brassica napus cultivar Da-Ae chromosome C2, Da-Ae, whole genome shotgun sequence, the sequence ATCATTATATGGTCTTCGTCAAGCTCCTCGCTGCTGGTtcgagaagcttactaatgcacTTACAGAGTTTGGCTTCGCTCAAAGCTATTCTGACTATTCTTTGTTTACCTATACGAAAGGGTCCAAAGAAGTTCGGGTCTTGATCTATGTCGACGACCTTGTTATCGCGAGTAACGATATTGAATTTCTCGTCAAGTTTAAAGCATATTTGGGCGAGTGTTTTAAAATGAATGATCTGGGTAAATTAAAATACTTCCTTGGCATCGAAGTAGCCCGTTCTGAGGAAGGAATCTTCATCTCCCAAAGGAAGTATTCTCTAGATATCATTGCTGACTGTGGTCTTCTCGGCTGCAAACCTGTTTCAATTCCTCTCGAGCAATATCATCATTTACACTCCGAGGAAACCCCACTGCTTGCTGATCCTAAGAAGTATCGCCACCTGGTTGGTCGTCTAGTTTACTTGTCGATCACGTGACCTGAACTCTGCTACACTATTCATCTCCTATCTCAGTTTATGCAACAACCGCGTTAAGCTCATTGGAATGCTGCTCTTCGTGTGGTTCGTTTTCTCAAAGGATGTCCAGGACAGGGACTACTTATGCGAGCTGATAGTAGTCTCGAACTTTCAGTATATGTCAATGCAGATTAGAGTTCTTGTCCAGAGAGTCGCCGTTCTTTAAGTGCATATGTGGTCTTTCTAGGAGACTCGCCTATTGATTGGAAAACAAAGAAGCAATATACAGTCTCTATGTCTTCAGCCGAAGCTGAATATCGGGCCATGGCGTTTGCTGTTAAAGAAGTCAAATGGATCGTCCCTTTACTTGAGGATCTAGGCGCCAAGGTTGCTAAACCCGTTCGATATTACTATGATAATAAAGCCGCAATCCACATCGCTGCTAATCCTGTCTTTCACGAACGAACTAAACATCTAGAACGCGATTGTCACAGTGTACGTGATGCCGTCAAAGCAGGTCTCATTACTACTATCCATGTCAAGACAAAAGATCAAATTGCAGACCTCTTAACCAAAGCATTGGGGCGTCCTCAGTTTGAAGCATTGTCATCCAAGTTGGGTGTTCAAGACCTTCACtctccaacttgagggggagtattaggAAAGGAAATCCTAGATAAGGATCACCTTGATAAACCGTCATTGTCTTATGTTATATTTCCTATTTATCTCTAGGTTTATATGTTAAGTTGGTTGATACCtctgtatatatatactcaagGCTGTTGTTCATGATAACACAAGTTGAGAGTTTATAATTCCTCTTTAGTTTACAATATGATCATCTCTTGAGATGGGAGCTGTGTCGTTCGTTAACAGTCTCATTGGCTATTCACATGTAGCGAGATTGATTGTTGTAATTTGGCTCATTGAATAGAGAGATACATGTAGCGAGATTGATTGttgtaattttgaaatcttaattaTTTCTTGGCCTTTGTAAAATTATCCAGCCGTTGACATATTACCTGACCAagttaaataactaagaaactagGTGAAGACCGCGCTTTGCACGGGGTGAGTTAAGATACAATTATATTTGTTGATTATAAACATTAGTGTGATGCCAATATTTAATAATCCTTTAAAGTTTATTCGATGGAAGTTACAATGGTTAAGCTACAAATAATTTGCATTGTTCATTTTACAGACCATCGTTATGACTTATAAATTAATGTTGTGTATACATACAACACTGAGCGGGATGAATAATGAATGTTGtgtattaatacaattttatgtattattatttgtttgtgttttttgtatttatattaaattagtgAGAGGTCAGtgactattacatatataactaaattggtgtggacaaataaatcaaataatcattgttatttacaatcatttcatggtaaataaatcaaaacaacaatttttatcttttatattgtttataattaaatttaaatgatatgaaTATCGATGTATAGTATACTTTTTAAATAtgactatttattaaataaaattttccaaTTAACatggttttatgattatttatatttttataacaaaaaaattgaaacattgatagcaaaattttcaatatggaacttttaatcatttttattaatttttaatcatttttaaaaaatcaatgaaaattttgaaactaaactattaaatttttagtatttgttcaataaaatttttgaaatttaaatatttatgcattttatataatatataatttaatttaaacgatactaatatatatatatatatatatatatatatatttaatctaatatttattaaataagacaTCTTactgatataaatttataaacattgtatcttgttataaacaaaaattcaaccattgatcacaaattttcaaagtgaaattttttaaaagtttattaattgatattcgtttttaaaaatttcaaaatataacacatatagaaaaattgaaattttattatttggttgatttgattgtctaatttattttataaaattaatataaaacaaaaatgatataggatgtataaattattatcaaatctttattatttaaaatcattaattatcatatatattttgatcagattaggtaattccgtatgTTCTATTTAAAGAAGTAatgaagaatatttttatattaataattaattgtatGATTAGGTTAATGAAAAGTATACTATATGTTTAGATAGACCAgcttatttttctaaagattttgaAACTGATTATCGTGATGACAAGAACCATGGTTCAAATGTTGtgatgtttctcttttaatatataagggataatgtgttttttaattatttgatttgtcCACGAAAAAATATCTGGTGAGGTTTTTGAGCTCACTGGTGATTTGATCTACACTGTCGTTAGAGATTAAGGTTGTATTTCATAGTCAGCTACGCGGTTTGATCAGACAATTCGAAAAGTGGTAAGAAACAATACTTTAGGGAATAAAAGATTATACAAAAGTTGAATAGacatcttaatgttttttttaaaagagaaaaaactaATTAGTCTAATGTATACTATAGTTATCTGGTTAATTATGACATTGAAATTTATGGTATAGTTCTCTTCTCTGTAGAGATCTTCCTATTAAACTACGTCCGACCAAAAGAGTGTGACGTCACGGTGCAGTAAGATTTAAATCACTTGTAGAAAACAAATAGTGATCACACCACTCCTTACAAGAGAACAGTTATAAGTATTCCTAATCACATCTTAATTTGAATGACGAAAAAAGATGCACTTGTCCTCTGAACGTACTGGATGAAtcttaactttaaaataaattgcaCTCAGTCTTCTCTACATTTCCCAGTGGAGTCCAAAGGCATTTGGATTGAACGTGGGAGTcgttatttttatattggtcTATATAAAAGTTGATTAATATGAAAGTAATTTAAATCAATACATAAATTGCACTCAGTCTTCTCTACCTTTGACATCGAGTAGATCATGCAATTATTTAAGTAACGTAAAACGTTCGGACAAAACAAATAATCATGAGAAAAGCAACTAGCGAGtagaaccacgaccacgactgGATCCTACCAGCATGGGTGAAGCTAAAGAAATGGAGTTAGATAGAAACTTTCCAAAGCTTATAGCTCTTAATGATAAGCAAGGCAGTATTTTTCTGGTTCAGGTTGACTACTCATGGATTCCTTCTACTTGTGAGAGATGTGTTAGGTTAGGCCATAAATCGAAGAGATGTCTCCCGTCTTCTAAACCTCCAGAAAACTCAAGTCTATCGGCAAACTCAAAGGGTGTGGGTACTGACGTTCCGGTAGTTGATATCGACATCATCTTGCAACAAACAGAAAATGTTGGAGAAAATGTTGGCTCACTTTCATCAGCTTTCCAAGAAAAGGAGGATACTTCAGGTCACAAAGAACAAATCTATTTCCTCTACCTCACAGGTACAAGAAGACAATCAAATTGCATTGCAAACTTTGGCTAACACTTTATCACCATTAGTAGATGTCCTATCTGCTCCCATTTCAGCACACATTATGGAAACTTCTCCATCTAACATTACCAACAAAGAGGTCCAAAAAACTTCAAATGTTGCTCCCTTAACCACATTGTCCCAAGCTAGTGAATTTGAGAGTCCTCGGTTCACTGTGCTAGATGATGCAGATGAAGCCGACAATGAGCCACCGCGCTCGCTTAGCTTGGCAAGGGGTGGGAGGGAGACAAAACCTCCTATCAAGTACCAAGATTTGGAATGAAAGACAGTTTAAGGGAGAGGTAAACATGGTCGTCGTGGTAGTGGTTCTACTCGCTAGTTGCTTTTCTCATTTCACTTTGGTCCATCTCTCTTATGCCTTATGTTTCATAAGTATAAGTAGCCTTTATTCATGAAGTTATTCATGCTAGCTTTTTCTCTCTATAAGGTTCTCAAACCTTATCTTGTAAACGTTTATTTTAATGAAAGctttagttcaaaaaaaaaaaaacaaataatcatattttgaacattttccaaCCACTACTTGGTTTCAATTATTGGTGATTAAATCGTCTGCTAAATATCTAAGCTAAAATGCTGTCATCCTTCAATGCTTTCTTCAATTCTCTAGTTGCCACCATAGAAAAAACTTTAAGGAAACCCCCACTTGTGAAGcctaatcatttttaaaaatttcaacttttaattaataaacgtgtagaaatgttatttttttcccATGATGAAACCTCTTtcactattttatatttgtaattaaCGAGTTCAATAAGTGCCATGATGGGTCTGTCTATAAATGTAAAGCCTTCCCTAGACCAAAAACCAGATCACATAAAAATGGATAGTCAACAAAGGAGTTTGTGTTTCATTTCTCTAGCTTTTCTCTTCATCACTTGCTCTTCAGCTGAGTTCCTCATTCAACAGGTCACGCAAGGCAGAGGAACTGAGAACAACAGTTCTTACAGTCTCGACGCGAATCTTGGTTAGCTTCTTTGTCTGAAACCTTTTTTTCTTTGGATTTTCTTGATGACAGATTGAAACTTACTTGTAGGAGTGACAAGAGTGTTGAGACACGAGCGACCATCGAGTAAGATAGTGACAATAGCTGGCTACTCCGTTATTAAAGGAAGAGGCGAACCCTACGAGTCCTCTGTTTTTGAAGCTGCTGGTTACAAATGGTAAAAGATCTTTacattcttttcatttatttagcTTATTTATTAATTGAGATTATTTTCAtggcaaaataaataaatcaggaGATTAGTTTTGTACGTGGTTGGTAATGCTAACGATGGTGGAGCTGGCTATATATCACTTTACGTGAGAATCGAAGAGACTGAATCTCTTCCCTTTGGTTGGGAACTCAATAATGTTGATCTCAAACTCTTTGTCCACAATCCAAAGCTGAACAAGTACTTGACTGTCACAGGTATATTCATAACCGATCCTAAGATTTATGGGGCTTAAAGCAATTACACATTAAGggataaatgttttttttttgaaacactaggGGTTAAATGATTAAAACATATGTGTTGTTACTCAATTTACGGGCAGAATGATTtatacatattaattaattaaattttgaggGCCAATGCAAATGTTTAATCCTTACGCTCATGATCGGTCCTGGATATATTGTCATCATTCATCGTCCTTTGGAGTTTCATACTTTGTTTTATACATCTATTTGGAAATTGTTAACTTGgtataaattagtttattaaCCTGAGTTGATTGTGGATCGTAGATGGGGCATTGAAGCGATTCAATGGAGTGAAAAAAGAGTTGGGATTTGGACAATTGATTGCTCTTTCAACATTCGAGAACACCAACGAAGGGTACATTGTGCAGGACACTTGCTCTTTTGGTGCTGAGATCCTCATAGTTAAACCAGCCGAGGTACAAGAGAAAGTGACGTTCATATCAAACCCTCCAGACAATGTATTTACTTGGAAGATACTTCGTTTCTCCAACTTGGAAGATAAATTCTACTATTCTGCTGATTTTCTCGTTGGAGACCGATACTGGTTAGTACTTGATCTCAAAGCATGCATATGTCATTCAAATTCACGCAGTGACCAAGTGTAGTAACCAATGTTCTAAAATTGCTAGACCGATGATTAACCCCTAGACAAGTGTATAGGTACCATCTAaaccgatttaaaaaaaatgttttagaaaaaatcgTTTTATTTATGACCTATTTGTCGTATAGGTGCAGTGTGAGCGCTGTATatgccgatttttagaacattggtaATAGCTAGCATTCTTTTGGTTAATGTATAATCAGGAGATTAGGGTTTAATCCGAAAGGAGATGGAGGAGGAAGACCACATGCACTTCCAATCTTCTTATTTGCTCAAGGCTTTGGGCCAAACGCAGTCGCTACAAACACTTGGGGAGCGGTCAATCTGCGCTTAAAGAATCAACGAAGCACCAACCATAGACAAATATATTGTAagaaaacataacaaaataaaatgtttcTCTCCAAGAGAAAAAATGTATTAGTGAAACTAATAGctgatataattatttttttcagctGCACCCTATTCGAAGCGGTTATGGCGTGGGAGTAAACAATATCATATTGTTAGCAGATTTAAACGATGCATCCAAAGGGTATTTAGTGAATGATGCTATCATCTTTGAAGCTGAAATGGTTAAGGTCTCTGTGACCAACATCGTCTCCGTTTAGTGATCTCTACTTGTTTTGTCATGGATGAAACAAACTTTATGAATAAAAGAGAC encodes:
- the LOC106380012 gene encoding uncharacterized protein LOC106380012 isoform X2 — translated: MDSQQRSLCFISLAFLFITCSSAEFLIQQVTQGRGTENNSSYSLDANLGVTRVLRHERPSSKIVTIAGYSVIKGRGEPYESSVFEAAGYKWRLVLYVVGNANDGGAGYISLYVRIEETESLPFGWELNNVDLKLFVHNPKLNKYLTVTDGALKRFNGVKKELGFGQLIALSTFENTNEGYIVQDTCSFGAEILIVKPAEVQEKVTFISNPPDNVFTWKILRFSNLEDKFYYSADFLVGDRYWRLGFNPKGDGGGRPHALPIFLFAQGFGPNAVATNTWGAVNLRLKNQRSTNHRQIYSAPYSKRLWRGSKQYHIVSRFKRCIQRVFSE
- the LOC106380012 gene encoding uncharacterized protein LOC106380012 isoform X1, which encodes MDSQQRSLCFISLAFLFITCSSAEFLIQQVTQGRGTENNSSYSLDANLGVTRVLRHERPSSKIVTIAGYSVIKGRGEPYESSVFEAAGYKWRLVLYVVGNANDGGAGYISLYVRIEETESLPFGWELNNVDLKLFVHNPKLNKYLTVTDGALKRFNGVKKELGFGQLIALSTFENTNEGYIVQDTCSFGAEILIVKPAEVQEKVTFISNPPDNVFTWKILRFSNLEDKFYYSADFLVGDRYWRLGFNPKGDGGGRPHALPIFLFAQGFGPNAVATNTWGAVNLRLKNQRSTNHRQIYSAAWYPIRSDYGVGVNSIISLADLHDASKGYLVNDAIIFEAEMVKVTVTNIVSV